The proteins below are encoded in one region of Mariprofundus sp. NF:
- a CDS encoding NUDIX domain-containing protein, translating to MKSQAIALVVSFDADGNLLLLKRNRDTHCGDLWSFPGGKIETGESPKISAKRELLEETGLEGDDWKFLGDSTFEYPDRLLHFFLFSCQCDDLESLSCESSYTWVKVGKLVDYPMPEANRALLQMIQTTLKG from the coding sequence ATGAAGTCTCAAGCCATTGCTCTTGTTGTCTCATTCGATGCTGACGGCAATCTTCTACTACTGAAGCGAAACAGAGATACACACTGCGGTGACCTGTGGTCATTCCCCGGCGGTAAGATTGAGACGGGTGAATCGCCCAAAATATCTGCCAAACGTGAGCTTCTTGAGGAGACAGGGCTGGAAGGAGATGACTGGAAGTTCCTTGGTGATTCCACCTTTGAATACCCTGACCGCCTGCTCCATTTTTTCCTCTTCAGCTGCCAATGTGATGACCTGGAATCCCTGTCCTGTGAATCCAGCTATACCTGGGTAAAGGTCGGCAAGCTGGTCGATTACCCGATGCCGGAAGCCAACAGAGCACTGCTACAAATGATCCAGACAACGCTAAAGGGCTAA
- the argJ gene encoding bifunctional glutamate N-acetyltransferase/amino-acid acetyltransferase ArgJ: MPVNQPELSPPLPVPGFRVGTASCGVKSAELKGKRQDLTLIVSDVDCHAAGVFTRNRFRAACVRQGEQTLASHAEKVRAIVANAGNANAGLGEMETIWGKQLIESGAAAAGVDAACVLSASTGVIGTPFPIDRIQANMFEAADSLTADNWQAAANAIRTTDTFAKWSSAQIEIDGNSYTLTGIAKGSGMIHPNMATMLGFVATDAPISAAALQPMLKRVANRSFNCISVDGDTSTNDTLYVLSSGIGLGHAPLSDSALFEQALTELCIELAQQIVRDGEGVSKFVTIEVSGAATEEDARTVGRAVAVSPLVKTAFAGSDANWGRILSAVGNSGVAIDTNAITLSADDLLMFEKGNLHPDYKDEEGMAIFSNDEFTISLDLGMGDASATVWTGDLTHEYIVINAEYRT, encoded by the coding sequence GCCCGGCTTCAGAGTCGGCACTGCCTCCTGCGGCGTCAAATCAGCAGAACTCAAAGGTAAACGTCAGGATCTGACGCTGATCGTCTCCGATGTCGATTGTCATGCTGCCGGCGTATTTACCCGGAACCGCTTTCGTGCCGCCTGTGTACGCCAGGGCGAGCAGACGCTGGCAAGCCATGCCGAGAAAGTGCGTGCTATTGTTGCCAATGCCGGTAACGCCAATGCAGGACTTGGCGAGATGGAGACCATCTGGGGCAAACAGCTTATTGAGTCCGGCGCAGCCGCTGCAGGTGTGGATGCAGCGTGCGTACTCTCCGCCTCAACCGGCGTGATCGGCACACCGTTCCCTATCGATCGCATACAGGCCAATATGTTTGAAGCTGCCGACTCCCTTACAGCCGACAACTGGCAGGCTGCGGCCAATGCCATCCGCACTACCGACACCTTTGCCAAATGGTCATCTGCGCAGATTGAGATCGATGGCAACAGCTATACACTGACCGGTATCGCTAAAGGCAGCGGCATGATTCATCCGAACATGGCCACCATGCTCGGTTTTGTTGCTACCGATGCCCCTATCTCCGCAGCGGCGTTGCAGCCGATGCTCAAACGCGTCGCCAACCGCTCGTTCAACTGCATCAGTGTTGATGGTGACACCTCAACCAACGACACCCTCTATGTTCTCTCATCCGGTATCGGTCTTGGCCATGCCCCTCTCTCTGATTCAGCCCTGTTTGAACAGGCGCTGACTGAGCTATGCATTGAGCTGGCTCAACAGATTGTGCGTGATGGCGAAGGCGTATCTAAATTTGTCACTATCGAGGTTAGCGGTGCTGCTACGGAAGAGGATGCCCGCACTGTTGGCCGTGCTGTTGCTGTCTCGCCACTGGTGAAAACAGCCTTTGCCGGATCTGATGCCAACTGGGGACGTATCCTCTCTGCCGTGGGTAACTCCGGTGTAGCGATCGACACCAACGCCATCACCCTATCAGCCGATGATCTGCTGATGTTTGAAAAGGGTAACCTGCATCCGGATTACAAGGACGAAGAGGGCATGGCGATCTTTAGCAATGATGAGTTCACCATCTCACTTGATCTCGGCATGGGCGACGCATCCGCCACAGTCTGGACGGGTGACCTAACCCATGAATATATCGTCATCAATGCCGAGTATCGCACCTGA